In a single window of the Pseudomonas entomophila genome:
- a CDS encoding SGNH/GDSL hydrolase family protein — protein sequence MQASDSRQLFQVQMGAARALYAIVVTTALLFWLNQDSIKLYCQQKYHESCEIPLLGQIPAWRFGAQLTLALEEERDRLLEQWQPTEQVVDVPAAQVLPESVPVVTVNLETPAAVAKPLPPTVAHPPMHNTPAPAHAPAPVPAAQPVVAAPAPVPTVLQPGKVAALAAGDDVFLVGDSLMQGVAPHLANTLRKRYQIRTVNLSKQSTGLAYPGFFNWPKTVAETLDHEPNIRLMVVFLGPNDPWDMPQGKGKPFLRFKSPEWEVAYRARIDAILEQAREHNVQVLWVGPPNMEKARLSTAMNYLSGLYQEQTALFGQHYVSANPILGYTDDGFSYTVRTSEGKRVKVRVDDGIHFTITGQKMIAEQVLSLISFPGLTVTGH from the coding sequence ATGCAAGCTTCTGATAGCCGTCAGTTGTTCCAGGTACAGATGGGCGCCGCTCGTGCGTTGTATGCGATCGTGGTCACCACTGCGCTGTTGTTCTGGCTGAACCAGGACTCGATCAAGCTCTATTGCCAGCAGAAGTACCACGAGAGTTGCGAGATCCCGCTGCTGGGGCAGATACCGGCCTGGCGCTTCGGGGCGCAGTTGACCCTGGCGCTGGAAGAAGAGCGTGACCGCCTGCTCGAACAATGGCAACCGACCGAGCAGGTGGTCGATGTACCCGCTGCCCAGGTATTGCCAGAGTCGGTGCCGGTGGTGACGGTCAATCTGGAAACCCCGGCGGCCGTGGCCAAGCCGTTGCCGCCTACGGTTGCCCACCCGCCCATGCACAACACACCAGCGCCAGCGCATGCCCCGGCGCCTGTCCCGGCCGCGCAGCCGGTGGTGGCCGCGCCAGCACCTGTGCCGACCGTGTTGCAACCGGGTAAGGTCGCGGCCCTGGCCGCAGGCGACGATGTGTTCCTGGTGGGTGACTCGCTGATGCAGGGCGTGGCGCCGCACCTGGCCAACACCCTGCGCAAGCGCTACCAGATCCGCACCGTCAACCTCAGCAAGCAGAGCACCGGCCTGGCCTATCCTGGCTTCTTCAACTGGCCCAAGACCGTGGCCGAAACCCTCGACCACGAGCCGAACATCCGCCTGATGGTGGTGTTCCTCGGCCCCAACGACCCTTGGGACATGCCCCAGGGCAAGGGCAAGCCGTTCCTGCGCTTCAAGTCGCCGGAGTGGGAGGTCGCCTACCGTGCCCGTATCGACGCGATCCTCGAGCAGGCCCGCGAGCACAACGTGCAGGTGCTGTGGGTCGGCCCGCCTAATATGGAGAAGGCGCGGCTGTCCACGGCCATGAACTACCTGAGTGGGCTGTACCAGGAGCAGACCGCGCTGTTCGGCCAGCACTATGTCTCGGCCAACCCGATCCTCGGCTATACCGACGATGGTTTCTCGTACACGGTGCGGACATCGGAGGGCAAGCGGGTCAAGGTGCGGGTCGATGACGGCATTCATTTCACCATCACAGGCCAGAAGATGATCGCCGAACAGGTGTTGTCGCTGATCAGCTTCCCGGGCCTGACCGTTACAGGACATTGA
- a CDS encoding SGNH/GDSL hydrolase family protein, giving the protein MRQWHHLLGLALLISAVPGCSTGANSAAAQPAARPATAPAARQEGNLALLAGKLRNAGRAPVSIVQLGDSHTAADLFSGELRRLLQARYGDGGIGLVPASLVPGIRNDRVIIKSEKRQWALVSARNQQSNQFPLGGYLSLPQAKRSSVVIQARDPDSHRYKVSALYQSSGTASLLANGGQRRVLPASNGQWRFSPAFTNIGLPVQLAVEGGNVALGGWYIQGQKNAGVTYSALGINGARLEVVDKWQPGWRDSLKAVAPDLVILAYGTNEAFDDTLDLGLYQAQLDATLSNLRKDLPRAAILLVGPPDSIKQRKAGSCAARQPRPLASVIRIQKQMARQHKALFWDWQGFMGGPCSIAGWQAGGLARPDLVHLTADGYRKSAAGLYEFLKGPLGLR; this is encoded by the coding sequence ATGCGCCAATGGCATCACCTGCTGGGCCTGGCCCTGCTGATCAGCGCCGTGCCGGGTTGCAGCACCGGCGCCAACAGCGCTGCTGCGCAGCCCGCGGCGCGGCCCGCCACCGCGCCGGCCGCGCGCCAGGAGGGCAACCTTGCCCTGCTAGCCGGCAAGCTGCGCAATGCTGGCCGGGCGCCGGTTTCCATCGTCCAGCTGGGCGACTCGCACACCGCCGCCGACCTGTTCAGCGGTGAGCTGCGTCGCTTGTTGCAGGCGCGCTACGGCGACGGCGGCATCGGCCTGGTGCCGGCTTCGCTGGTGCCGGGGATTCGCAACGACCGGGTGATCATCAAGAGCGAGAAGCGCCAGTGGGCGTTGGTGTCGGCGCGCAACCAGCAGAGCAACCAGTTCCCACTCGGGGGCTACCTGTCGCTGCCCCAGGCCAAGCGCTCCAGCGTGGTGATCCAGGCGCGTGACCCCGACAGCCACCGCTACAAGGTTTCGGCGCTTTACCAGTCCAGTGGCACGGCCTCGCTGCTGGCCAACGGCGGCCAGCGCCGGGTGTTGCCGGCGAGCAATGGGCAGTGGCGGTTCAGCCCGGCGTTCACCAATATCGGGCTGCCGGTGCAGTTGGCGGTGGAGGGCGGCAACGTCGCGCTGGGGGGCTGGTATATCCAGGGGCAGAAGAATGCCGGCGTGACCTACTCGGCCCTGGGTATCAACGGTGCGCGCCTTGAAGTGGTGGACAAGTGGCAGCCCGGTTGGCGCGACAGCCTCAAGGCGGTGGCGCCGGACCTGGTGATCCTGGCCTATGGCACCAACGAGGCGTTCGACGACACGCTTGACCTGGGGCTTTACCAGGCGCAGCTGGATGCAACCTTGAGCAATCTGCGCAAGGACCTGCCACGGGCTGCGATCCTGCTGGTCGGGCCGCCGGATTCGATCAAGCAGCGCAAGGCAGGCAGCTGCGCGGCGCGCCAGCCGCGGCCGCTGGCTTCGGTGATTCGCATCCAGAAGCAGATGGCCCGGCAGCACAAGGCGCTGTTCTGGGATTGGCAGGGGTTCATGGGCGGGCCGTGCTCGATTGCCGGGTGGCAGGCGGGTGGGTTGGCGCGGCCGGATCTCGTGCATCTGACGGCGGATGGTTACCGCAAGAGTGCGGCGGGGTTGTATGAGTTTTTGAAGGGGCCTTTGGGTTTGCGTTGA
- a CDS encoding DUF3077 domain-containing protein, with protein MSDDHKPGPTQGTTTCLEIFRIQPGIPFDHAFSDLSVLLGCVAHFTTEAEMEGDLMAASAARILSGLAKGLIDDMELGLNR; from the coding sequence ATGAGCGACGACCACAAGCCCGGCCCAACCCAGGGCACGACCACTTGCCTCGAGATCTTCCGCATCCAACCGGGCATTCCTTTCGATCACGCCTTCAGCGACCTGTCGGTGCTGCTCGGCTGCGTGGCGCATTTCACCACCGAGGCCGAGATGGAGGGCGATCTCATGGCCGCCAGCGCCGCGCGGATTCTCAGCGGGCTGGCCAAGGGGCTGATCGATGACATGGAGTTGGGGTTGAATCGGTAG
- the ribB gene encoding 3,4-dihydroxy-2-butanone-4-phosphate synthase has translation MSTPLNKQFPNVSAAIAAFQAGRPVLLLDDDDREDEADIVAAAENLSLQTMAMMIRDCSGIVCLCLDEATVDALQLAPMVQNNQARHGTGFTVTIEAAEGVSTGVSAQDRITTIEAALRSTAQQRHIVSPGHVFPLRARDGGVLTRRGHTEGSVDLARLAGLRPAAVLCELMNPDGSMARGEQVAVYARQYNLPVLTIEELARYREAMVELEAEIA, from the coding sequence ATGTCCACCCCGCTTAACAAGCAATTCCCCAACGTCAGCGCCGCCATCGCCGCCTTCCAGGCCGGGCGCCCCGTGCTGCTGCTCGACGACGACGACCGCGAGGACGAAGCGGACATCGTCGCCGCCGCCGAGAACCTGTCACTGCAGACCATGGCCATGATGATCCGCGATTGCAGCGGCATCGTCTGCCTGTGCCTGGACGAGGCCACCGTCGACGCCCTGCAGCTGGCGCCGATGGTGCAGAACAACCAGGCCCGCCATGGCACCGGTTTCACCGTCACCATCGAAGCGGCCGAAGGGGTCAGCACCGGCGTGTCGGCCCAGGACCGCATCACCACCATCGAAGCCGCGCTGCGCTCCACCGCACAGCAGCGCCATATCGTCAGCCCGGGCCACGTGTTCCCGCTGCGCGCACGTGACGGCGGCGTGCTGACCCGCCGTGGCCACACCGAAGGCTCGGTGGACCTGGCGCGCCTGGCCGGCCTGCGCCCGGCGGCGGTGCTGTGCGAGCTGATGAACCCCGATGGCAGCATGGCCCGGGGTGAACAGGTGGCGGTGTATGCACGCCAGTACAACTTGCCGGTGCTGACCATCGAAGAGCTGGCGCGGTATCGCGAGGCGATGGTTGAGTTGGAAGCAGAGATCGCCTGA
- the rtcR gene encoding RNA repair transcriptional activator RtcR translates to MTKPLVAIGFLGTTLDRNGKGAARWNKWRPTIGLCQQPDLPIDRLELIHGPSTRDQSLADRIRGDIQQVSPGTEVRLHPLALRNPWDFEEVYGALHDFASGYRFDTEHEDYLVHITTGTHVAQICWFLLTEARYLPARLVQTSPSRKQDEHSEPAGIATLIDLDLSRYDPIASRFRREQVEGQSLLKSGIATRNPGFNRTIEQIERVALRSKAPMLLVGPTGAGKSFLARRVHELKRGRHQLGGRFIEVNCATLRGDGAMSTLFGHAKGAFTGAQNARDGLLRAADGGMLFLDEIGELGADEQAMLLKAIEEKRFFPLGADREVESDFQLIAGTHRDLRAKVADGSFREDLFARINLWTFALPGLAERREDIEPNLDFELQRHAREQGRQVRFNLEAKRRYLTFAHASEARWAGNFRELSASITRMATLADSGRIDEALVEEEIDRLRYAWGLELATEPLLAGRELDLFDQVQLQAVIDVCRRAQSLSEAGRQLFAVSRQEKANPNDADRLRKYLARFGLEWQQLKS, encoded by the coding sequence ATGACCAAGCCCCTCGTCGCCATCGGTTTTCTCGGCACCACCCTCGACCGCAACGGCAAGGGCGCGGCGCGCTGGAACAAGTGGCGGCCAACCATCGGCCTGTGCCAGCAACCCGACCTGCCCATCGACCGCCTGGAACTGATCCACGGCCCGAGCACGCGTGACCAGAGCCTGGCCGACCGCATCCGCGGCGACATCCAGCAGGTCTCGCCCGGCACCGAGGTACGCTTGCACCCGCTGGCCCTGCGCAACCCGTGGGACTTCGAAGAGGTCTACGGCGCCCTGCACGACTTCGCCAGTGGCTACCGCTTCGACACCGAGCACGAGGACTACCTGGTGCACATCACCACCGGCACCCACGTCGCGCAGATCTGCTGGTTCCTGCTCACCGAGGCGCGCTACCTGCCGGCGCGCCTGGTGCAGACCTCGCCCTCGCGCAAGCAGGACGAGCACAGCGAGCCGGCCGGCATCGCCACCCTGATCGACCTCGATCTGTCGCGCTACGACCCGATTGCTTCGCGCTTTCGCCGCGAGCAGGTCGAGGGGCAATCGCTGCTCAAGTCCGGTATCGCCACCCGCAACCCCGGCTTCAACCGCACCATTGAGCAGATCGAACGGGTCGCCCTGCGCTCGAAGGCGCCCATGCTGCTGGTCGGCCCGACCGGCGCCGGCAAGTCGTTCCTGGCCCGCCGTGTCCACGAGCTCAAGCGCGGCCGCCATCAGCTGGGCGGGCGTTTCATCGAAGTGAACTGCGCCACCCTGCGTGGCGACGGCGCCATGTCGACCTTGTTCGGCCACGCCAAGGGCGCCTTCACCGGCGCGCAGAACGCCCGCGACGGCCTGCTGCGCGCCGCCGACGGCGGCATGCTGTTCCTCGACGAAATCGGCGAACTGGGCGCCGACGAACAGGCCATGCTGCTCAAGGCCATCGAAGAAAAACGCTTCTTCCCGCTGGGCGCCGACCGCGAAGTGGAAAGCGACTTCCAGCTGATCGCCGGCACCCACCGCGACCTGCGCGCCAAGGTCGCCGACGGCTCGTTCCGCGAAGACCTGTTCGCCCGCATCAACCTGTGGACCTTCGCCCTGCCGGGCCTGGCCGAACGCCGCGAGGACATCGAACCCAACCTCGATTTCGAGCTGCAACGCCACGCCCGCGAACAAGGGCGTCAGGTGCGTTTCAACCTCGAGGCCAAGCGCCGCTACCTGACCTTCGCCCATGCCAGCGAAGCGCGCTGGGCCGGCAACTTCCGCGAGCTGTCGGCGTCGATCACGCGCATGGCGACCCTGGCTGACAGCGGGCGCATCGACGAGGCACTGGTCGAGGAAGAGATCGATCGGCTGCGCTATGCCTGGGGCCTGGAATTGGCAACCGAGCCGCTGCTGGCCGGCCGCGAACTGGACCTGTTCGACCAGGTACAACTGCAGGCGGTGATCGATGTGTGCCGCCGCGCCCAGAGCCTGTCCGAGGCCGGGCGCCAGCTGTTCGCGGTGTCGCGCCAGGAAAAGGCCAACCCCAACGACGCCGACCGCCTGCGCAAGTACCTGGCACGGTTCGGGCTGGAGTGGCAGCAACTAAAGTCGTAG
- a CDS encoding slipin family protein — protein sequence MKLLKRFVVKKNERGLLMSEGDFVSILEPGQYQRFDWQDRLTVTTFSLQSPLFDHPLAQYLRGHEPALVEQYFETMDLAQHEVGLRFENGRLVELLAPDSRRLYWKGQVEHGLQRIDLNQGRRLDDELVVRLNRPGVAGTDLVLLALVPAFHVGVLKIDGVVAGLLEPGRHGYWRCGSQVAVEMVDTRLQALEVNGQEILTRDKVSLRLSLVANWRYTDVLGAHGQMSKPVEHLYRELQFGLRAAVGTRTLDELLEDKQSIDGSVTEHLQAHLQGSGLEVSSLGVRDIILPGEMKTLLAQVVEAEKAAQANVIRRREETQATRSLLNTAKVMEGNPTALRLKELETLERVAERIDRISVFGGLDQVLNGMVSLKAG from the coding sequence ATGAAACTGTTGAAACGCTTTGTGGTGAAGAAGAACGAACGCGGCCTGTTGATGAGCGAAGGTGACTTCGTCTCGATCCTCGAGCCTGGCCAATACCAGCGTTTCGACTGGCAAGACCGGCTGACGGTAACCACCTTCAGCCTCCAATCCCCACTGTTCGACCACCCGCTGGCGCAGTACCTGCGTGGGCATGAGCCAGCGCTGGTCGAGCAGTATTTCGAAACCATGGACCTGGCGCAGCACGAGGTCGGCCTGCGTTTCGAGAACGGCCGCCTGGTCGAGCTGCTGGCCCCCGATAGCCGCCGCCTGTACTGGAAAGGCCAGGTCGAGCATGGCTTGCAGCGCATCGACCTGAATCAGGGCCGGCGCCTGGACGACGAACTGGTGGTTCGCCTGAACCGCCCCGGCGTGGCCGGCACGGACCTGGTCCTGCTGGCGCTGGTGCCGGCGTTCCATGTCGGTGTGCTGAAGATCGACGGCGTGGTGGCCGGGTTGCTCGAGCCGGGACGCCATGGCTACTGGCGCTGCGGCAGCCAGGTAGCGGTGGAGATGGTCGACACCCGCCTGCAGGCGCTGGAGGTCAACGGCCAGGAGATCCTTACCCGCGACAAGGTCAGCCTGCGCCTGAGCCTGGTGGCCAACTGGCGCTACACCGATGTGCTCGGTGCCCACGGGCAGATGAGCAAGCCGGTGGAGCACCTGTACCGTGAGCTGCAGTTCGGCTTGCGTGCGGCGGTGGGTACCCGCACCCTCGACGAGCTGCTGGAAGACAAGCAGTCCATCGACGGTAGCGTCACCGAGCACCTGCAGGCGCATCTGCAAGGCAGTGGCCTGGAAGTGAGCAGCCTGGGGGTGCGCGACATCATCCTGCCGGGCGAGATGAAGACCCTGCTGGCGCAGGTGGTGGAGGCGGAGAAGGCCGCCCAGGCCAACGTGATCCGGCGCCGCGAGGAAACCCAGGCGACCCGCTCGTTGCTCAACACCGCCAAGGTGATGGAAGGCAACCCGACGGCCCTGCGCCTGAAGGAGCTGGAAACCCTGGAGCGGGTGGCCGAGCGCATCGACCGGATTTCGGTGTTCGGTGGCCTGGATCAGGTATTGAATGGAATGGTCAGCCTCAAGGCGGGTTGA
- a CDS encoding RtcB family protein: MNILEVAGGKPIKLWTDGVPVEDDARKQLMNTAKMPFIFKHLAVMPDVHLGKGSTIGSVIPTVGAIIPAAVGVDIGCGMIAARTSLHARDLPDNLHGLRTAIEKAVPHGKTFGHRDQGAWDNVPSQADQMWSGLAGRFKAITDKYPRLEKTNNRQHLGTLGGGNHFIEVCLDEADRVWFMLHSGSRGVGNAIGNLFIELAQADMRQHMVNLPDRDLAYFEEGSRHFADYVEAVEWAQDFARHNRELMMLAVVAATRKVLGRPFEASLEAVNCHHNYVQKEQHFGREVLVTRKGAVSAQKGQLGIIPGSMGAKSFIVRGLGNEESFCSCSHGAGRVMSRTKAKSRFTVEDQQRATAHVECRKDKDVIDEIPMAYKDIDAVMHAQRELVEVVHTLRQVVCVKG, encoded by the coding sequence ATGAACATACTCGAAGTGGCGGGCGGCAAGCCGATCAAACTGTGGACCGACGGTGTGCCGGTCGAGGACGACGCCCGCAAGCAACTGATGAACACGGCGAAGATGCCGTTCATCTTCAAGCACCTGGCGGTGATGCCGGACGTGCACCTGGGCAAGGGCTCGACCATCGGCAGCGTGATCCCCACTGTGGGCGCGATCATCCCCGCGGCGGTGGGCGTGGACATCGGTTGCGGCATGATCGCCGCGCGCACCTCGCTGCACGCCCGCGATCTGCCGGACAACCTGCACGGTTTGCGCACGGCCATCGAGAAGGCCGTGCCCCATGGCAAGACCTTCGGTCACCGCGACCAGGGCGCCTGGGACAACGTACCGAGCCAGGCCGACCAGATGTGGAGCGGACTCGCTGGGCGCTTCAAGGCCATCACCGACAAGTATCCGCGGCTGGAGAAGACCAACAACCGCCAGCACCTGGGAACGCTGGGGGGCGGCAACCATTTCATCGAGGTCTGCCTGGACGAGGCCGACCGCGTCTGGTTCATGCTGCACAGCGGGTCGCGCGGTGTGGGTAATGCCATCGGCAACCTGTTCATCGAACTGGCCCAGGCCGACATGCGCCAGCACATGGTCAACCTGCCGGACCGGGACCTGGCGTATTTCGAGGAAGGCAGCCGCCACTTCGCCGACTACGTCGAGGCGGTGGAATGGGCGCAGGATTTCGCCCGGCATAACCGCGAGCTGATGATGCTGGCGGTGGTCGCCGCCACCCGCAAGGTACTGGGAAGGCCGTTCGAGGCCAGCCTCGAAGCAGTCAACTGCCACCACAACTACGTGCAGAAAGAGCAGCATTTTGGCCGCGAGGTTCTGGTGACCCGCAAGGGGGCGGTGTCGGCACAGAAGGGCCAGCTGGGCATCATCCCGGGCTCGATGGGCGCCAAGAGCTTCATCGTTCGCGGCTTGGGTAACGAGGAATCGTTCTGCTCGTGCAGCCATGGCGCGGGCCGGGTGATGAGCCGCACCAAGGCCAAGAGCCGCTTCACCGTCGAGGACCAGCAGCGTGCCACCGCCCATGTGGAGTGCCGTAAGGACAAGGACGTGATCGACGAGATCCCGATGGCCTACAAGGATATCGATGCCGTCATGCATGCCCAGCGCGAGCTGGTCGAGGTTGTGCACACCCTGCGTCAGGTGGTGTGTGTGAAAGGTTGA
- a CDS encoding nucleotidyltransferase domain-containing protein, whose amino-acid sequence MNQEALHPLSTAMRERVLDELQRIEREHQVTVLYACESGSRAWGFASPDSDYDVRFIYVPRADWYLRVDEPRDVIERPLSDELDVSGWELRKALRLMRGANPSLLEWLGSPLVYRADAEAARGLQALGEACYSPRAVRHHYLSMARKNLRGYLLGETVRYKKYLYVIRPLLAVRWIDRGLGMPPTAFPALMARTVDEPGLQAAIDALLEVKRRSGEAEQGPRDEVLHAFIEAELERADGAQEVPVARGDTGRLDAFLRETVWRFSQPVPL is encoded by the coding sequence ATGAATCAGGAAGCACTGCATCCACTGTCCACCGCCATGCGTGAGCGGGTGCTGGATGAGTTGCAACGTATCGAGCGCGAGCACCAGGTGACGGTGCTCTATGCCTGTGAATCCGGCAGTCGGGCCTGGGGCTTCGCCTCACCGGACAGCGACTACGATGTGCGTTTCATCTACGTACCGCGTGCCGACTGGTACCTGCGCGTGGATGAGCCGCGCGACGTGATCGAGCGGCCCTTGAGCGACGAACTGGACGTCAGCGGCTGGGAGCTGCGCAAGGCCCTGCGGCTGATGCGCGGTGCCAACCCCAGCCTGCTTGAGTGGCTGGGCTCGCCGCTGGTGTACCGCGCCGACGCCGAGGCTGCGCGAGGTTTGCAGGCGTTGGGCGAGGCATGCTACTCGCCGCGAGCGGTGCGTCACCACTACTTGTCGATGGCGCGCAAGAACCTGCGTGGCTACCTGCTGGGCGAGACGGTGCGCTACAAGAAGTACCTCTACGTGATCCGGCCGTTGCTGGCGGTGCGTTGGATCGACCGTGGGCTGGGCATGCCGCCCACGGCGTTCCCGGCGTTGATGGCGCGCACCGTCGATGAGCCGGGCTTGCAGGCGGCAATCGATGCGTTGCTTGAGGTTAAGAGGCGTTCGGGCGAGGCCGAGCAGGGGCCGCGTGATGAGGTGCTGCATGCTTTCATCGAGGCGGAGCTCGAACGGGCTGACGGGGCGCAGGAGGTGCCGGTGGCACGGGGGGATACCGGCAGGTTGGATGCGTTCCTGCGCGAGACCGTTTGGCGGTTTTCGCAACCCGTACCTCTTTGA
- a CDS encoding alpha/beta hydrolase: protein MKFLPLFLALAMSTPAFAQVQPEQLMDSTLLQRQDLAYRFSHLDMDSQDGQRHYRLWVGEPKRPAPATGHPVLWMLDGNAAIGALQPRQLEQLAAGQAPVLVAIGYQTDQRIERNARTYDYTPNVPGLAEQRDPLSGQPSGGIDAFLDLLEQRMRPMVAGVAAIDPHRQTLWGHSYGGLAVLHTLFTRPGMFNDYAAASPSLWWNDGAILREVSGLQQRLGENHPRLLLMRGTDEPANPKASVEGEAERPMRGLVNDLEKVKGLQVTFQRFEGLGHGPMLPASLQYVLTQGL, encoded by the coding sequence ATGAAGTTTCTTCCCCTTTTCCTGGCCCTGGCGATGAGCACCCCGGCCTTCGCCCAGGTGCAGCCCGAGCAACTGATGGACAGCACCCTGCTGCAACGTCAGGACCTCGCCTACCGTTTCAGCCACCTCGACATGGACTCGCAGGACGGCCAGCGCCACTACCGCCTGTGGGTCGGCGAACCCAAGCGCCCGGCTCCCGCGACCGGTCACCCGGTCCTGTGGATGCTCGACGGCAATGCCGCCATCGGTGCCTTGCAGCCGCGGCAACTGGAGCAACTCGCCGCCGGGCAGGCACCCGTGCTGGTCGCCATCGGCTACCAGACCGACCAGCGCATCGAGCGCAACGCCCGCACCTACGACTACACACCCAACGTGCCCGGCCTGGCCGAGCAGCGCGATCCCCTGAGCGGTCAGCCTAGTGGTGGCATCGATGCGTTCCTCGACCTGCTGGAACAGCGCATGCGCCCGATGGTTGCCGGCGTCGCCGCCATCGACCCACACCGGCAAACACTGTGGGGGCACTCCTATGGCGGCTTGGCGGTGCTGCACACACTGTTCACCCGCCCCGGCATGTTCAACGACTACGCAGCGGCCAGCCCATCGCTGTGGTGGAACGACGGCGCCATCCTGCGCGAGGTATCGGGGTTGCAACAGCGCTTGGGTGAAAACCACCCGCGCCTGCTGCTGATGCGTGGCACGGATGAGCCGGCGAATCCAAAGGCTTCTGTGGAGGGTGAGGCCGAACGCCCGATGCGTGGGTTGGTCAACGATCTGGAAAAGGTGAAAGGCCTGCAGGTGACCTTCCAGCGCTTCGAGGGCCTGGGGCACGGCCCGATGCTGCCGGCGTCGTTGCAGTACGTGCTGACCCAGGGCCTGTAG
- a CDS encoding FecR domain-containing protein produces the protein MTDTSPIARPVLAQAASWLLLMQEGPLTAEQQARLLHWRQSNPEHERAWSRAQRLLDRLGTLPPTLARQSLTRPTRHDRRTVLRGLLLMIGAAPLGWWAWRRGAPDNYYQTAVGERRDVHLADGGSVSLNSDTAMDVRFTKDLRLLQLQRGELYIVTASDPQVPVRPFKVQTGQGILRALGTRFSVRQLPGETLLAVYEGAVQVAPHETIVRAGQQVRFSHDRPGPIEATSEALIAWRNGLLLADDMPLAQWAQEMMRYTTRPLACDPGVETLRVSGTFPVDDLPLALAMLTQTYGLRVYDDNTQVAISR, from the coding sequence ATGACTGACACCTCCCCGATCGCCCGGCCCGTGCTCGCCCAGGCCGCCTCGTGGTTGCTGCTGATGCAGGAAGGGCCTCTGACCGCTGAACAGCAGGCCCGGCTGCTGCATTGGCGGCAATCCAACCCCGAGCACGAACGGGCGTGGAGCCGCGCCCAACGCCTGCTCGACCGCCTCGGCACCCTGCCCCCGACCCTGGCCAGGCAGAGCCTGACGCGGCCAACACGCCATGACCGACGCACCGTGCTGCGTGGCTTGCTGTTGATGATCGGCGCGGCACCGTTGGGCTGGTGGGCCTGGCGGCGCGGCGCGCCCGACAACTACTACCAGACCGCCGTGGGCGAACGCCGGGACGTGCACCTGGCAGATGGCGGCAGCGTCTCGCTCAACAGCGACACGGCCATGGATGTGCGTTTCACGAAGGACCTGCGCCTGCTGCAGTTACAACGCGGCGAACTGTACATTGTCACCGCCAGCGACCCCCAGGTACCCGTAAGGCCCTTCAAGGTGCAGACCGGACAAGGCATCCTGCGCGCACTGGGCACCCGCTTCAGCGTGCGCCAGCTGCCCGGGGAAACCCTGCTCGCGGTCTACGAAGGCGCCGTTCAAGTCGCGCCCCATGAGACCATCGTCCGCGCCGGGCAGCAGGTGCGTTTCAGCCACGACCGCCCGGGGCCCATCGAGGCCACCAGCGAAGCCTTGATCGCGTGGCGCAACGGGCTGTTGCTGGCGGACGACATGCCGCTGGCGCAGTGGGCGCAGGAGATGATGCGTTACACGACAAGGCCATTGGCTTGTGATCCGGGGGTGGAGACATTGCGCGTCTCCGGCACCTTCCCCGTCGATGACTTGCCCCTGGCCCTGGCCATGCTCACCCAGACCTACGGGCTGCGGGTGTACGACGACAACACGCAAGTGGCCATCAGCCGCTGA
- a CDS encoding sigma-70 family RNA polymerase sigma factor: MTAFEPPPLRTAPCAVTTLYLENHAWLRGWLAYRLRSWGHGVADDLAQDIFLRVLSNRDAMQPGTLRQPRAYLARIANCVLVSWRRRHSLEQAWLEALAQVPEPEHPSPEQQSVILETLHEIDAVLDTLRPRVRQAFLMATLDGMKQKDIAQALNIALPTVKKYIHEGYLTCLSQMPDD, from the coding sequence ATGACCGCCTTCGAACCCCCTCCCCTGCGTACCGCCCCCTGTGCCGTCACGACGCTATACCTCGAGAACCACGCCTGGTTACGCGGCTGGTTGGCGTATCGGCTGCGCTCGTGGGGGCATGGCGTGGCCGACGACCTGGCCCAGGACATCTTCCTGCGTGTGCTCAGCAACCGCGACGCCATGCAGCCAGGCACCCTGCGTCAACCCCGGGCCTACCTGGCCCGCATCGCCAACTGCGTGCTGGTCAGCTGGCGCCGTCGTCACTCACTCGAGCAGGCCTGGCTCGAAGCACTGGCGCAGGTCCCGGAGCCCGAGCACCCCTCCCCGGAGCAGCAAAGCGTGATCCTCGAGACCCTGCACGAGATCGACGCCGTGCTCGATACCCTGCGCCCGCGCGTGCGCCAGGCATTCCTGATGGCGACCCTCGATGGCATGAAGCAGAAGGACATCGCCCAGGCCCTGAATATCGCCCTGCCGACGGTGAAGAAGTACATCCACGAAGGCTACCTGACCTGCCTGAGCCAGATGCCTGATGACTGA